The Pseudomonas putida nucleotide sequence GAATGGCACGTTCTGCCCCACCAGGATTTGCGCTTCCTGGTTGTCGAGCGTAAGCAGGCTGGGAGTGGACAGCAGGTTGCTACGGCTGTTGCTGGCTAATGCAGAAACCAGCAGACCGAAGCGGTCAGAGCCCAGAACCAGGGCCGCGCCACTGGGCAACGCCTTGTCCGCCCCCAGCACATCGGACAACAGCGCACCGCTGTCCGGGAATGTCACTCCGCCCTTGAGGCTGCCGGTATCTATACCCCACTGCAATCCCAACGCCTCATTGATATCACCACTGACTTCGACAATGGCCGCGTGTATCAACACCTGCGCGCGAGGCTGGTCCAATTGCTCGATGATCTGCACCACACTCCCCAGCGCCTTGGGTTCCCCCAGCAGCACCAAGGCGTTCTGGCTGCTGTCTGCCTTGACCATCGCCCCGGCCGCAAGCGCCTGGCCCAAGGCTTCTGTGCCCGGTTTGCCATCCAGCCGCTTGCCCACTTCATTGAGCACCTCGGCCAGCTGTTCGGCATTTCCATGCTGAAGGCGCACCACACGCCAGTTATGCGAATTTTCAGGTGCCGGCACATCCAGTTCGCGGGCCAGTCTTGCCAATCGTTGACGGGACTTTTCCGGGCCAAGCACGAGCAGGCGATTGCTGCGCGTGTCGGCCAATACCCGCACACCGCTGTCCGGGCTTCCTGCCGAGGCCTCGACGACCGGCAATACATCGGCGGCTTGCGCTGTACGCAGCGTGACCAGTTCGTAGTCATGCCGCTGACCGCCGTCCAGTTGCCCCACCAGGGCCTGCAACCGCTCGAGGTTGGCAGCCGAGTCAGTGACAACCAGGGCATTGGCGGAGCTGGACGGGCCGATATACCCATTGCTCGACACCAGCGGTCTCAGCAGGCCGGCCAGGTCGGCGGCAGTGCTGCCAGACAGGCTGAACACACGTGTGGTAAATGCGGACGGAATCGCATCGACCTGCTGGTTGGCCCAAGCCTTGGCTTCACTTGCCGGCAAGACCAGCAAGCGGTCGCCGTCGTTGACCGCGGCAAAGCCCTGGGCATTCAAGACCGAGTAGAACAGCCGACGCACACCCTCGCGGTCGTGCGCCTCATTGGACAACACCGTGATACGTCCTTGCACGCGTGGATCGAGCACAATCGTCTGGTCAAGGATGGCGCCGACTTCGCGCACCACATCACGCACATCCGCATCGCTCATCGCCAATTGCCAGGTAGGTACATCAGCCATGGCCAGTGGGCCGGTCAAGGTGAGGCAAGCGCCGAGTGAGGCTGCCCGCAGGTAACGTTGATATCTCATTGCACCTCCCGCAAAAGGCGGGGCGAGTCGGAAGGGGCAGACGCGCGTACGGTGCCGCTGCCAGATTGAACGAACACGTTGCCGCGGGAGCCGGACAAGGTCAGGGTTTTTTCACGCCCGTCGACCCAAAGGGTGATCGCTCCCACGTCGATGCGGCGCAATACGCTGCCACCCGGCAAGCGGTCGCCCACACTGTAGAAGCGGTCACCCTCGCGGCTTCCCACCAACGCACGGGTTTGGCCGCGACTGGGGATGAAGCATGCCTTGAGCACCAATCCGGCCTGGCTTGCAACCCGCTCCCCTGGCTCGCTGTAGCCAAAGGCCAATGCCAGGGTTGCCACAGGTAATGGCTGCTGCGCAGGTAGTGCACCAGCAACACTGCCCGGCCCGGCAGGTTCAACCAGAGCAGGACGCATGACTTCGCGCCAGACCAGAAAGACCAGCGCCAGCAGAGGGATTGCCATCCAGGACAAGGCAGTAGCGTGTTTCATTGGCTCAGGGCAGCATTCGACGTAATACACTCCGCCCGGCAAACTCATGCATGGCGACTGCACCTACGTGCAACGCCACAGCCAAAGCCAGGGCGACGTTTGCTGCTATATGCACCTTGAGCCATGTGCTTAGCCAAAATGGATCAGTCAGCAAGGGCGCGAATGCAAACCAGCCAAACACGTCAATTGCACGATCCATCATCAGCACGCCTGAAGTCAGCACCAATGCGATGAGCCAATAGATGCCTTCGTGGACAACATGCGCCATACGCCGCGCCAGGGCGTTTTCGTTCAGTGCACTCGGCCTTGCCTTCAGGTAGCGCGTCAACCAGCGCAACAGAAAGACCGGAATAAACAGCGTGGTCAGGCCGACATTCACGAAACCGACCCATTGTGCGGTGGCTGGTTCGACAACAAAGCCAGTCACGTAAAAACCACTCACCAAGGCCCAGACGATGACCAAGGCAGAGACCCAGTGCAACAGGACCTGCTGCCAGCAATAAGTATGTTGTTGCATGAGAAATACCGTGGCACGGCCCGGCATGCCTATTGGGCTGCCAGGCCGCACTCCTTTTAGCGCTTGATCCAGGCGTCTTGCCAGTTGCTGCCTACGCCAGGCTCATAGTGATTGGCACTGGCGGAATAGCTCTTGCACCAGCCCTCGAACGGGAATGGTTTGCACTCGAATACCTCGCCGGTCTTGGGCTGCAGGACACGAGTGCCTTCTTTGTAGCTTGCGATCGACTGAGGGAATTCAAAGTCGTAGTCTTCGCCACCTGCGGCTTTGAGCTGAACCACACGTTCTTCCTGCAGCAAAATTCTCCCCGTCTTGTTCACACCAACCACCTTGAGCAGGTGTTCGCCCTCGACGCTAGTCACTGGTAGCGCAACGGGGCTGGTGGTGGCATCCACGTCCAGGCGAGCGAAGCCGACCTGCTGGTTAGCGCTGTCGAACAGCCGTGCGCTGACCTGCAGCTTGCGGTTGGTCATGACGGTGAAGTCAATGTTCGCCTTGCCGTCAGTCAAGCTGTAATCAGGCTTGAGGTCATGCAGATGCATATAGCTGTCGTCGACCGGCACGCCTTCGAAATCCAGCTGATAACTGCTGATGCCCGTCTCTGGCTTGGCGAAGATGTTGTTGGCGCCCTGCTCGGGCTTTATGTTGCCGTCGTTATCGAGCTGACCGGCCTGCACCAGCGACTGGGTTTCATTGATGCGCTTGGCCAGCTTGTAAGACCAATTGGGCGCGAGGCCTTCCTCGGCGTTCTCGATAGCAACCGTGACGCTGTATGGAGCGCTTTCCGAACCGGCCACGAACGCGCGGGCCTTGACCTTGTCGCCAACCTGCAGGTCACGGTGGGGGTTGATGCTACCCACCTGCGGCCACTCCGGAACCGGGCCGCCATCTACCTGGATATCCACATCCATGACGTTGTAGAACGCAAAGGCGGTATCGCCGATTGTCCAGGCTCCCAGAATAATGTGCTGCCCGGACTTGCCGGCAGGCAGCGTGCACTGGTGTTTTACCAGGGCCGGCCCACTCGTGGGTTGCCCCTCGCCACGGGCGGGCTTGCCTTGCCCGTCGACTGTGCAGAAAGGCGTTGGCTCGAACGCATCACGGCCCAACGGGGCATTCGGGTTCCAACCCGTTTTGGTGATGAAATACTCCCAGCCCGTTGTCTTGTGCCCTTCCGTGTAGTGCCAGTTGAAGGCGATTTCACGTTGTTTGATAGGGGTCAGGGTCCAGCGGTTGGCCGATTGTTCATCAAGCAACGAGAAATCAGACCGCACACCACCACTGGCGAGCTTCCCATCGACTGGACCGCGGGCCGGAAACCCTTTTGGTGCCTCTCCGACAGCTTGCGGCTCGTACATGGGCTGGCCGCATCCAGTGTTCGTACCTAACTTGCAGGCATACGCACGAGATGGTGGCTCACTGGTATAACCATGCGCATTGGCCAGCTGGGCATGCATGCCCGCACCGGCAACTGCCAGCCATAAACCGCTGGCAGCAAACCTTCGCAGATTCTTTGTTGTACTCATGACGCACTCCGGACTACTTGAGCTTGCGTCGGGGGGGCCCGACAGGAGTGCAGGAGTCTAGGAATGGCCAAGGCGCCGATATGTAGGAAAAAGCCTGGAATTCTTCAGGCTTCTCACTAGCGGCTTGATGGCGCCGACCTCATCGGTGAGGGAGGCGTGTAGAACTCAACAAAAAGCCCGGCACTTGGCCGGGCTGTTCGTTTCAGCGCATTTACTGGTGGTACTGCGCCGACAGCTCATGCACGGCGTTGATGAACACGCCGGCATGCTCCGGGTCGACTTCCGGGGTGATCCCGTGACCAAGATTGAATACGTGGCCAGTGCCCTTGCCATAACTGGCCAGGATACGCGCCACTTCCTGGCGGATAGCCTCGGGCTTGGCGTACAGCACCGTTGGGTCCATGTTGCCCTGCAGTGCAACCTTGTCACCAACACGGCGGCGGGCGTCGCCGATTTCGCAGGTCCAGTCCAGTCCCAGTGCGTCGGCGCCTGCTTCGGCGATGCTTTCCAGCCACAGGCCGCCATTCTTGGTGAACAGGATCACCGGCACCTTGCGCCCTTCGTGCTCACGGATCAGGCCGCTGACGATCTTGCGCATGTATGCCAGGGAGAACTCCTGGTAGGCCGCCGCCGACAGGTTACCGCCCCAGGTATCGAAGATCTGTACCGCTTGGGCGCCAGCAAGGATCTGGCCGTTGAGGTAGCTGGTGACCGACTGGGCCAGCTTGTCCAGCAACAGGTGCAGGGCCTGCGGGTTGTCGTAGGCCATGGCCTTGGTCTTGCGGAAGTCCTTGGACGAGCCGCCTTCTACCATGTAGGTGGCCAGGGTCCACGGGCTGCCGGAGAAACCGATCAGTGGCACACGACCATTGAGCTCGCGGCGGATGGTGCTGACCGCATCCATCACATAGCCGAGATCTTTCTGCGGGTCAGGGATCGGCAGCGCTTCGATATCGGCCGGCGTGCTGATGACCTTCTTGAAACGCGGGCCTTCGCCGGTTTCGAAGTACAGGCCCAGGCCCATGGCGTCGGGAATGGTGAGGATGTCCGAGAACAGGATCGCCGCGTCCAGCGGGTAGCGGTCCAGCGGCTGCAGGGTAACCTCGCAGGCGAACTGCGGATTCATGCAAAGGCTCATGAAATCACCGGCCTTGGCGCGGCTGGCGCGGTACTCCGGCAAGTAGCGGCCGGCCTGGCGCATCATCCAGACAGGGGTGACGTCTACGGGTTGCTTGAGCAGTGCACGCAGGAAACGATCGTTCTTCAGGGCAGTCATGTCGGCATCCGGAAAAATAGTGCCGGCATTTTCTCAGACGCCAGCGCAAAAGGCACGGTCAAGGCCATGCGTTTTGTCTATTGGGTGCCACAGATCAAGCGATTTTGTATACAAAATGTGCCGGGGCCGCAAAGCGGCCCCAGCAATCGATCAGACTTCGAGGTAGTCCAGGATACCTTCAGCGGCGTTGCGGCCTTCGAAGATGGCGGTCACCACCAGGTCCGAACCACGCACCATGTCGCCACCGGCGAACACTTTCGGGTTACTGGTCTGGTGCTTGAACTTGGCTTTCTCCGGGGCCACCACACGGCCTTGGCTGTCCAGCTGGATGCCATGCTGCTCGAACCACGGTGCCGGGCTCGGGCGGAAGCCGAAGGCGATCACCACGGCGTCAGCCGGCAGGATTTCTTCGGAGCCCGGGATCGGCTCGGGACTGCGACGGCCACGGGCATCCGGCTCGCCGAGACGGGTCTCGACCACCTTCACGCCTTCGACCTTGTCCTCACCGACAATGGCGATGGGCTGGCGGTTGTAGAGGAATTTCACGCCCTCTTCCTTGGCGTTCTTCACCTCTTTGCGCGAACCCGGCATGTTGGCTTCGTCACGGCGATAGGCACAGGTCACCGACTTGGCGCCCTGGCGGATCGAGGTGCGGTTGCAGTCCATCGCGGTGTCGCCACCACCCAGTACCACGACCTTCTTGCCCTGCATGTCGACGAAGTCTTCCGGCGATTTCTCGAAACCGAGGTTGCGGTTGACGTTGGCGATCAGAAAGTCCAGCGCATCGTGCACGCCTGGCAGGTCTTCCCCCGGGAAACCACCCTTCATGTAGGTGTAGGTGCCCATGCCCATGAACACTGCGTCGTACTCGGCGAGCAGCTGTTCCATGGTGATGTCCTTGCCCACCTCGGTGTTCAGGCGGAACTCGATGCCCATGCCGGTAAAGACTTCGCGGCGATTGCTCAGCACGGTCTTTTCCAGCTTGAACTCTGGGATACCGAAGGTCAGCAGGCCACCGATTTCCGGGTTCTTGTCGAACACCACCGGGGTCACGCCACCACGCACCAGCACGTCGGCACAGCCCAGGCCAGCCGGGCCGGCTCCAATGATGGCGACGCGCTTGCCGGTTGGCTTGACCCTGGACATGTCCGGGCGCCAGCCCATGGCAAAGGCGGTGTCGGTAATGTACTTCTCCACCGAGCCGATGGTCACCGCGCCGAAGCCGTCGTTCAAGGTACAGGCACCCTCGCACAGACGGTCCTGCGGGCACACACGGCCGCACACTTCCGGCAGGGTGTTGGTCTGGTGCGACAGTTCGGCCGCGGCCAGGATGTTGCCTTCGGAGACCAGCTTCAGCCAGTTGGGGATGAAGTTGTGTACCGGGCACTTCCATTCGCAATACGGGTTGCCGCAGCCCAGGCAGCGATGCGCCTGCTCCACGGACTGCTGCGGTTTGAACGGTTCGTAGATCTCCACGAACTCCTTCTTGCGCTGGCGCAGCAGCTTTTTCTTCGGGTCCTTGCGGCCCACTTCGATGAACTGGAAGTCGTTGTTCAGACGTTCAGCCATTTTTCAAAACCTCTTTACAGCAGCTGCGAGCTACAAGCTGCAAGCCGCAAGACGATCACTTAAGCCGGGCAAACCTCGTGCTGCTTTTACTTGCAGCTTGAGGCTTGCCACTTGCAGCTGTTGTTACTGCGGGTTGGCACGGGTGCTGGACAGCAGTTGCTTGAGGTTGGCCGCCTTCGGCTTGACCAGCCAGAAGCGCCGCACGTAGTCGTCCAGGTTTTCGAAGAGCTCACGCCCCCACTCGCTGCCGGTCTCTTCCACGTATTCGCCAAGGACCCGCGCCAGGTGGCTGCGGTAGGCCTCCATCGCCTCACCACTGATGCGCTGGATTTCCACCAGCTCGTGGTTGAGCTTGTCGACGAAGCTGTTGTCCATGTCGAGCACGTAGGCGAAGCCGCCAGTCATGCCAGAACCGAAGTTGTAACCGGTCTTGCCCAGAACGCAGACAAAGCCACCGGTCATGTATTCACAGCAGTGATCGCCAGTACCCTCGACAACAGCGTGGGCGCCGGAGTTACGCACAGCGAAGCGCTCGCCTGCGGTACCCGCGGCGAACAGCTTGCCGCCGGTGGCGCCGTACAGGCAGGTGTTGCCGACGATGGCGCTGTGCTGGGTGGCGAACGGGCTGCCGGCTGGCGGCACGATGGTGACCTTGCCACCGGTCATGCCTTTGCCGACGTAGTCGTTGGCGTCACCTTCCAGGTGCAGGTTCAGGCCACCGGCGTTCCACACGCCGAAGCTCTGCCCGGCAGTACCCTTGAAGCGGAAGGTGACCGGCTTGTCAGCCATGCCCTGGTTGCCGTACAGCTTGGCGATTTCGCCAGAGATACGGGCACCAATGGAACGGTCGCAGTTGCAGATGTCGAGGCTGAACTCGCCGCCGGCCTGGTCGCGAATCGCCGGCAGGGCCATCTCGACCATCTTCTCGGCCAGCTCGCCCTTGTCGAACGGCGGGTTCTTGTCGACTTCGCAGAACTGCGGCTTGTCAGCCGGGATGTGCGAGCTGCCCAGCAGCGGGGTCAGGTCCAGGTACTGCTGGCGCTCGGTGTCGCCTGGCAGCACGTCGAGCAGGTCGGTACGGCCGATCAGCTCGCCGAGGCTGCGCACGCCCAGCTTGGCCAGCCACTCACGGGTTTCCTCGGCGACGAAGGTGAAGAAGTTGATCACCATGTCGACGGTGCCGATGTAGTGGTCCTTGCGCAGCTTCTCGTTCTGCGTGGCCACGCCGGTGGCGCAGTTATTCAGGTGGCAGATGCGCAGGTACTTGCAACCCAGGGCGATCATCGGCGCGGTGCCGAAGCCGAAGCTCTCGGCGCCGAGGATGGCGGCCTTGATCACGTCCAGGCCGGTTTTCAGGCCGCCGTCGGTCTGCACCCGTACCTTGCCGCGCAGGTCGTTGCCGCGCAGGGTCTGGTGGGTTTCGGCCAGGCCCAGTTCCCACGGGGCGCCAGCGTACTTGATCGAGGTCAGCGGCGAAGCACCGGTACCACCGTCGTAACCGGAGATGGTGATCAGGTCGGCATAGGCCTTGGCCACGCCAGCGGCGATGGTGCCAACGCCGGCTTCCGCCACCAGCTTGACCGAAACCAGGGCCTGCGGGTTGACCTGCTTGAGGTCATAGATCAGCTGGGCCAGGTCTTCGATCGAGTAGATGTCGTGGTGCGGCGGCGGCGAGATCAGGGTCACGCCCGGTACCGCATAGCGCAGCTTGGCGATCAGGCCGTTGACCTTGCCGCCTGGCAGCTGGCCGCCTTCGCCGGGCTTGGCGCCCTGGGCAACCTTGATCTGCAGCACTTCGGCGTTAACCAGGTATTCCGGGGTCACGCCAAAGCGGCCGGTGGCCACCTGCTTGATCTTCGAGCTGCGGATGGTGCCGTAGCGCGACGGGTCTTCACCGCCCTCACCGGAGTTGGAGCGCGCGCCCAGGCGGTTCATCGCCTCGGCCAGGGCTTCGTGAGCTTCCGGCGACAGTGCACCCAGCGAAATACCGGCGGAGTCGAAGCGCTTGAGGATGGCCTCCAGCGGCTCGATCTGATCCAGCGGCAGGGCCTCATCGGCCACTTTCACCTTCAGCAGGTCGCGGATCATCGACACTGGGCGCTGGTCGACCAGCGTGGTGTATTCCTTGAACTTGGCGTAGTCGCCCTGCTGCACGGCGGCTTGCAGGGTGTTGACCACATCCGGGTTGTACGCGTGGTATTCGCCACCGTGGACGAACTTCAGCAGGCCACCTTGCTGGATCGGCTTGCGCGCACTCCAAGCTTCGGCTGCCAGCAGCTTCTGGTCCCCTTCGAGGTCGACGAAGCGCGCACCCTTGATACGGCTGGACACGCCCTTGAAGCTCAGGCCAACCACTTCCTCGGCCAGGCCCACGGCTTCGAACAGCTGGGCGCCACGGTACGAGGCAATGGTGGAGATGCCCATCTTCGACAGGATCTTCAGCAGGCCCTTGGAGATGCCTTTGCGGTAGTACTTGAAGACTTCGTCCAGATCGCCCAGCACTTCGCCGGTACGGATCAGGTCGGCCAGCACTTCGTAGGCCAGGTACGGGTAAACGGCAGAGGCACCGAAGCCCAGCAGCACGGCGAAGTGGTGTGGGTCGCGGGCAGTGGCGGTTTCGACCAGGATGTTGCTGTCGCAACGCAGGCCCTGTTCGGTCAGGCGGTGGTGCACGGCACCCACGGCCATCGACGCATGCACCGGCAGCTTGCCCGGGGCGATGTAGCGGTCGCTCAGCACCAGCTGGGTCTTGCCGCTGCGCACCGCTTCTTCAGCCTGGTCGGCGATATTGCGGATGGCCGCTTCCAGGCCGACGCCCTCATCATAGTTGAGGTCGATCAGCTGACGGTCAAAGCCCTCGCGCTCCAGGTTCATCAGCGAACGCCACTTGGCAGGCGAGATGACCGGCGAGCTGAGGATCACCCGCGAAGCGTGCTCCGGGGATTCCTGGAAGATATTGCGCTCGGCGCCCAGGCAGATTTCCAGGGACATGACGATCGCTTCGCGCAGCGGGTCGATCGGCGGGTTGGTCACCTGGGCGAACTGCTGGCGGAAGAAGTCGTACGGCGAACGCACGCGCTGCGACAGCACCGCCATCGGCGTGTCGTCACCCATCGAGCCGACCGCTTCCTGGCCCTGCTCGCCGAGTGGGCGCAGCACCTGGTCACGCTCCTCGAAGGTGACCTGGAACATCTTCATGTACTGCTTGAGCTGGTCAGCGTCGTAGCTGGCCACGCCCTGATCGTCGGTCAGTGTCGCCTGGATGCGCAGGGCATGCTGACGCAGCCAGCGCTTGTACGGGTGGCGCGACTTCAGACGGTTGTCGATGGCGTCGGTGTCGAGGATCTGGCCGGTCTCGGTGTCCACGGCAAGGATCTGGCCCGGGCCGACACGGCCCTTGGCCAGGACTTCCTCAGGCTGGTAGCCCCACACGCCGATTTCCGAGGCGATGGTGATGTAGCCGTTGGTGGTCGTCACCCAGCGCGCCGGGCGCAAGCCGTTACGGTCGAGCAGGCACACCGCGTGGCGGCCTTCGGTCATGACGATACCGGCCGGGCCATCCCACGGCTCCATGTGCATGGAGTTGTATTCGTAGAAGGCGCGCAGGTCGGCGTCCATGGTCTCGACGTTCTGCCAGGCTGGCGGCACCAGCATGCGTACGCCGCGGAACAGGTCGATGCCGCCGGTGACCATCAGCTCCAGCATGTTGTCCATGCTCGAGGAGTCGGAACCAACGCGGTTGACCAGCGGGCCGAGTTCTTCGAGGTCGGGGATCAAGTCGTTGGCGAACTTGGTGCGACGGGCCATGGCCCAATTGCGGTTGCCGGTGATGGTGTTGATCTCGCCGTTATGGGCGAGGAAGCGGAACGGCTGCGCCAGTGGCCATTTCGGCAGGGTGTTGGTGGAGAAGCGCTGGTGGAACACGCAGATCGCGGTCTGCAGGCGCTCGTCACCCAGGTCTGGATAGAACGCCGCGAGATCGCGCGGCATCATCAGGCCTTTGTAGATGATGGTCTTGGGCGAGAAGCTGCAGATGTAGTGGTCGGCGTCGTGGGCGTTGGCCACGGACGAACGGCGACGGGCACTGAACAGCTTGATGGCGAATTCCTGATCGCTCAGGCCTTCACCGCCGATGAACACCTGTTCGATCTGCGGCAGGCGCTCCAGGGCCAGGCGGCCGAGCACGCTGGTGTCGATCGGGACCTTGCGCCAGCCGACCAGCTTAAGGCCGGCAGCGACGATTTCGCGGTCCATGTTGGCGCGGGCAGCTTCGGCTTTGACCGGGTCCTGGTTGAAGAACACCATGCCGACGGCGTACTGCTTGGGCAGTTCGACGGCGAAGTGTTCCTGGGCCACGGCACGCAGGAATTGATCGGGCTTCTGCATGAGCAGACCGCAACCGTCACCGGTCTTGCCGTCGGCGTTGATACCGCCGCGGTGGGTCATGCAGGTCAGTGCCTGCATGGCGGTTTGCAGAAGGTGGTGGCTTGGCTCGCCCGTCATATGGGCGATCAGGCCAAAACCACAGTTGTCCTTGAATTCTTCGGGATGGTACAGACCTGTTTTCATAGACACTTTCTCACCAGGTTCACCTCTCAACCGGAGGTAAATCTCTTTTATGTACAACCACTTACCATCCACGCCGATCAAACGCCAGCTTTTTTGCGGTGGCCATGGAAAACCATTGTTGCACAGCGACAGTCATACCCACAAATTTTCATGTCTCACCATTGAAAATTTATGTCGTAATTTTGAATGTTTTTGCGCCATCAGCCGTGATAGCGGCCTGGCTCGAGTCTGAAGCGTTTCAGCCATGACTGCAACAGAGGCTTGTGGCCGGCAGCCTGGGACAGAAAAGCCTGCCGCGCTCAGGCGCAGCAGGCTATTCGAATGTCGTTAATCGCTCAGCAACTGGGCGGCGGGGTGATGCCGCCCGGCAGGTATCAGCGGGCCGAAGCCAGCTCTTGTTGGACGCTGGCGACGGTACGTGGCCAAGGTTTACCAGCCTGGACCTTCGCTGGCAAGTTCTTGATTGCCGCAACCGCTGCGTCGCGGTTGGCGAAGTTGCCGTAGGTGACCACGTACAGGGGTTTGCCCTGCAGGTTTTTCTTGAAGTAGCGATAGTCGCCACCCTGCGCCTTGACGAAGGCCTGGGCCGACGCCTCGGAGCTGGTGCCGAGGATCTGCACCACATAGTTGCCTGGCTTCTGGCCCGAGTACCAGCTACCGCTACCACTGGCGCTCGCGACCGGTTTTTCTACCGGTTTGGAGGCAGGCTTGGCGACAGCAACCTGAGTCGGTGCTGGTACCGGCTTGGCAGGCGCAACCGGCTTGACCGGCTGGGTAGCGACAGGCTTGGGCGATGGCGCAACCGGCTGCGCCGGCGCGGTAGCCTGGGCCATGCTCGGCGCGGGACCAGCAGGCACGCCCTGCGGCGGTGCGATCGTGGTCACGGTAGGCGGATTGCCAGGCTGCAAGGCGGTGTTGCCGGCCGGGCTACCTTCTTCGCCATCACCCATGCCGGCAGCTTGCGCCAGCGGCTCGCGCATGACTGGCTGGGACTGACCCACCAGCGGCAGTGGCATCGGCTGCGACTGGCCGGAGAATTCGATGGCCGGGTTGCCGTTGTTCGACTGGGCGCCACCTGGCTCGCCCTGGCCCAACGGCAACTGGGCCTGGGCCACAGGTGCCTCGGCAGGGGCCTTGTCGCCTTTCTTGGGCATCAGAACCGCAGCACCTACGGCGACCACGACGACAGCGGACAGCGCGAGTACGTGTTTCTTAGGCATTTTGAACCCCATGGATGGTCGCTTGACCGTGGTACGGCTGGCGATCATGGCTTCGATCAAAGTATCGCGGGCGACCTGGTTGATGTTGCCAGGCCATCCGTCGGAGTTTTCATGAATATCGACTAGCTGTTCACGGGTGAACACCTCGATGCCCCGGCCAGCACCTTCCAGGCGCTGCTCCAGGTACTCGCGGGTTTCTTCCTCACTGTAGGGGGCAAGTTCAATGACGTGGAAGCGCTCTTCCTCGACCTGGATCTCGTCCAACCCGGCAATCAGCGAAGGCTCGCCGAACAGGAACACGTGCGGGCGCCCTTCCGGCAGCCCTGCAGCCAGCTCCAGCAACGCTTGGAGTGCCGACTCGTCGAGTTGTTCCGCATCGTCCACCAGCAAGTAGACTTCTTGCCCGGTCAGTGCCAGCTGTACCACCTTGTTCAGGATCGCCTGCACTTCAGGCTGGGCCACTTCCAGCGTTTGCGCCACCTGGCCGAGCACACTGGCGGCGTCACTGGCGCCGCGGGCAGACACCACCACGCTCAGCACCGACTGCTTGTTGGTGCTGGCCACCAGGGCCTGGCGCAGCAGGGTCTTGCCGCTGCCCACGGGGCCAGTGACCACCAGCATCAGCTGGCTGTAGCGGGCCAGGTGATGCAACTGGCCCAGCACTGGCTTGCGCTGGGCGGGGAAGAACTTGAAGCCGGGCACACGCGGTGCGAACGGATCGTGGCTCAACTGGTAATGTTCGAGGAACGCCTCATCGGCATGCAAACTGGTCATTACGCTGTCACAACCTCAAAGCTGGGCCACGATCGCGCGGTAATCCGCCGACAGCGTGGCCTGAAGAATCTCTTTCGGATAGTCGTCGGTGATCACGGCTTCGCCCAACTGGCGCAGCAGCACCAGCCGCAGGCGGCCATCGAGCACCTTCTTGTCGACCGCCATATGCTCCATGAAATGCGCCGGGGTCATTTCCTGTGGTGGCACCACCGGCAAACCTGCGTCCTGCAGCAGGCGGATACCGCGATCACGCTCGGCCTGGTCGATCCAGCCCAGGCGCATGGACATTTCCAGGGCCATCACCGTGCCTGCGGCCACGGCTTCACCGTGCAGCCACACGCCGTAGCCCATGTGTGTTTCGATGGCGTGGCCGAAGGTATGGCCCAGGTTCAGCGTGGCACGCACGCCGGACTCACGTTCGTCGGCGCCAACCACGGCAGCCTTGGCCGCGCATGAGCGGCTGATCGCTTCGGTCAGGGCGGCGGGCTCAAGGGCGCGCAGGGCTTGCATATTGTCTTCGAGCCAGCTCAGGAAAGGCTTGTCGCAGATCAGGCCGTACTTGATCACTTCGGCCAGGCCGGCCGACAGCTCGCGCGCAGGCAAGGTCTTGAGGCTGGTGGTGTCGATCAGC carries:
- a CDS encoding AAA family ATPase, encoding MTSLHADEAFLEHYQLSHDPFAPRVPGFKFFPAQRKPVLGQLHHLARYSQLMLVVTGPVGSGKTLLRQALVASTNKQSVLSVVVSARGASDAASVLGQVAQTLEVAQPEVQAILNKVVQLALTGQEVYLLVDDAEQLDESALQALLELAAGLPEGRPHVFLFGEPSLIAGLDEIQVEEERFHVIELAPYSEEETREYLEQRLEGAGRGIEVFTREQLVDIHENSDGWPGNINQVARDTLIEAMIASRTTVKRPSMGFKMPKKHVLALSAVVVVAVGAAVLMPKKGDKAPAEAPVAQAQLPLGQGEPGGAQSNNGNPAIEFSGQSQPMPLPLVGQSQPVMREPLAQAAGMGDGEEGSPAGNTALQPGNPPTVTTIAPPQGVPAGPAPSMAQATAPAQPVAPSPKPVATQPVKPVAPAKPVPAPTQVAVAKPASKPVEKPVASASGSGSWYSGQKPGNYVVQILGTSSEASAQAFVKAQGGDYRYFKKNLQGKPLYVVTYGNFANRDAAVAAIKNLPAKVQAGKPWPRTVASVQQELASAR
- the aroB gene encoding 3-dehydroquinate synthase — its product is MQTLKVDLGERSYPIYIGEGLLDQAELLAPHICGRQVAIVSNETVAPLYLERLSKTLGAYSVLPVILPDGEAHKNWETLQLIFDGLLTARHDRRTTVVALGGGVIGDMAGFAAACYQRGVDFIQVPTTLLSQVDSSVGGKTGINHPLGKNMVGAFYQPNAVLIDTTSLKTLPARELSAGLAEVIKYGLICDKPFLSWLEDNMQALRALEPAALTEAISRSCAAKAAVVGADERESGVRATLNLGHTFGHAIETHMGYGVWLHGEAVAAGTVMALEMSMRLGWIDQAERDRGIRLLQDAGLPVVPPQEMTPAHFMEHMAVDKKVLDGRLRLVLLRQLGEAVITDDYPKEILQATLSADYRAIVAQL